One genomic window of Diospyros lotus cultivar Yz01 chromosome 8, ASM1463336v1, whole genome shotgun sequence includes the following:
- the LOC127807420 gene encoding 5-formyltetrahydrofolate cyclo-ligase-like protein COG0212 isoform X1, producing MDAIAIRASPTLFTAKTHRSLSLSSLSLSRNQLTFKVQGKGRGDDVVFNSAAYEAERLRLDDEARRSMAETSAKAREVANGDDPDPNPNQSVWKWAIRNRVWDAMEARNIAQFPRPVHHRIPNFVGASVAADKLSGLEVFREAKCVKVNPDSPQKQVRFLTLNGGKKLLTPQPRLRTGFFSVLESSMLSPITINEACTSVGVAKYGRPIGLDEKIKVDIIVIGSVAVDPKTGARLGKGEGFAELEYGMLRYMGAIDDLTPVVTSVHDEQLVDDIPVENLLIHDVPVDIICTPTQVIFTNTSIPKPQGIYWDKLSPEKLGQIRILRELKNKVERETGQKLPCGPPEKLPPVAQRRS from the exons ATGGACGCCATCGCAATTCGAGCTTCGCCGACCCTATTCACCGCCAAAACCCACAGatccctctccctctcttcactctctctctctagaaaccAATTAACATTCAAGGTGCAGGGCAAAGGGCGAGGAGACGACGTCGTATTCAACTCCGCAGCTTACGAGGCCGAGAGGCTCCGACTCGACGACGAGGCCCGGCGGTCCATGGCCGAGACGTCAGCGAAAGCGAGAGAGGTCGCAAACGGGGACGACCCGGACCCGAACCCGAACCAAAGTGTTTGGAAGTGGGCGATCCGGAACCGGGTTTGGGACGCTATGGAGGCCCGGAACATTGCCCAGTTCCCTCGGCCTGTCCACCACCGCATTCCCAACTTCGTTGGTGCCTCGGTCGCTGCTGATAAG TTGAGTGGGTTGGAGGTGTTCCGGGAGGCCAAGTGCGTGAAGGTGAACCCGGATTCGCCGCAGAAGCAAGTCAGATTCCTCACACTAAACG GTGGGAAGAAGTTATTAACCCCTCAACCGCGTCTAAGGACAGGGTTTTTCTCTGTACTTGAATCCAGTATGTTATCTCCTATTACCATCAATGAGGCATGCACCTCAGTTGGTGTTGCCAAGTATGGAAGACCAATTGGATTGGATGAAAAGATAAAGGTAGATATAATTGTCATTGGCTCAGTGGCTGTTGACCCAAAGACGGGTGCTCGACTTGGCAAGGGTGAG GGATTTGCAGAATTGGAGTATGGAATGCTGAGGTACATGGGTGCTATTGATGACCTGACACCAGTTGTCACATCTG TGCATGACGAACAACTGGTAGATGATATTCCAGTTGAGAATCTATTAATCCATGACGTACCAGTTGACATCATCTGCACTCCAACACAAGTAATCTTCACCAACACATCGATTCCAAAGCCTCAAG GAATTTATTGGGACAAATTGTCGCCGGAGAAACTGGGCCAAATTCGAATACTCCGAGAGCTGAAGAACAAAGTTGAAAGGGAAACTGGACAGAAGCTTCCTTGTGGCCCGCCGGAGAAACTCCCCCCTGTTGCTCAACGCCGGTCCTAG
- the LOC127807420 gene encoding 5-formyltetrahydrofolate cyclo-ligase-like protein COG0212 isoform X2, translated as MDAIAIRASPTLFTAKTHRSLSLSSLSLSRNQLTFKVQGKGRGDDVVFNSAAYEAERLRLDDEARRSMAETSAKAREVANGDDPDPNPNQSVWKWAIRNRVWDAMEARNIAQFPRPVHHRIPNFVGASVAADKLSGLEVFREAKCVKVNPDSPQKQVRFLTLNGGKKLLTPQPRLRTGFFSVLESSMLSPITINEACTSVGVAKYGRPIGLDEKIKVDIIVIGSVAVDPKTGARLGKVHDEQLVDDIPVENLLIHDVPVDIICTPTQVIFTNTSIPKPQGIYWDKLSPEKLGQIRILRELKNKVERETGQKLPCGPPEKLPPVAQRRS; from the exons ATGGACGCCATCGCAATTCGAGCTTCGCCGACCCTATTCACCGCCAAAACCCACAGatccctctccctctcttcactctctctctctagaaaccAATTAACATTCAAGGTGCAGGGCAAAGGGCGAGGAGACGACGTCGTATTCAACTCCGCAGCTTACGAGGCCGAGAGGCTCCGACTCGACGACGAGGCCCGGCGGTCCATGGCCGAGACGTCAGCGAAAGCGAGAGAGGTCGCAAACGGGGACGACCCGGACCCGAACCCGAACCAAAGTGTTTGGAAGTGGGCGATCCGGAACCGGGTTTGGGACGCTATGGAGGCCCGGAACATTGCCCAGTTCCCTCGGCCTGTCCACCACCGCATTCCCAACTTCGTTGGTGCCTCGGTCGCTGCTGATAAG TTGAGTGGGTTGGAGGTGTTCCGGGAGGCCAAGTGCGTGAAGGTGAACCCGGATTCGCCGCAGAAGCAAGTCAGATTCCTCACACTAAACG GTGGGAAGAAGTTATTAACCCCTCAACCGCGTCTAAGGACAGGGTTTTTCTCTGTACTTGAATCCAGTATGTTATCTCCTATTACCATCAATGAGGCATGCACCTCAGTTGGTGTTGCCAAGTATGGAAGACCAATTGGATTGGATGAAAAGATAAAGGTAGATATAATTGTCATTGGCTCAGTGGCTGTTGACCCAAAGACGGGTGCTCGACTTGGCAAGG TGCATGACGAACAACTGGTAGATGATATTCCAGTTGAGAATCTATTAATCCATGACGTACCAGTTGACATCATCTGCACTCCAACACAAGTAATCTTCACCAACACATCGATTCCAAAGCCTCAAG GAATTTATTGGGACAAATTGTCGCCGGAGAAACTGGGCCAAATTCGAATACTCCGAGAGCTGAAGAACAAAGTTGAAAGGGAAACTGGACAGAAGCTTCCTTGTGGCCCGCCGGAGAAACTCCCCCCTGTTGCTCAACGCCGGTCCTAG
- the LOC127807419 gene encoding 60S ribosomal protein L3-like gives MSHRKFEHPRHGSLGFLPRKRASRHRGKVKAFPKDEPSKPCKLTAFLGYKAGMTHIVRDVEKPGSKLHKKETCEAVTIIETPPMVVVGVVGYVKTPRGLRSLNTVWAQHLSEEVRRRFYKNWCKSKKKAFTKYSKKYESDEGKKDIHAQLEKMKKYASVIRVLAHTQIKKMKGLKQKKAHLMEIQVNGGTVAQKVDYAYSFFEKQIPIDAVFQKDEMIDIIGVTKGKGYEGVVTRWGVTRLPRKTHRGLRKVACIGAWHPARVSFTVARAGQNGYHHRTEMNKKVYKLGKAGQEGHTAITEFDRTEKDVTPMGGFPHYGVVKDDYLMVKGCCVGPKKRVVTLRQSLLAQTSRLALEEIKLKFIDTSSKFGHGRFQTTQEKQKYYGRLKA, from the exons atgTCTCACAGGAAGTTCGAGCATCCCAGGCATGGTTCCCTTGGATTCCTCCCGAGGAAGCGTGCATCCCGCCACAGAGGAAAAG TTAAGGCTTTTCCCAAGGATGAACCAAGCAAGCCTTGCAAGCTTACTGCATTTCTCGGTTATAAGGCTGGGATGACCCATATTGTCAGGGATGTTGAAAAGCCTGGCTCAA AACTTCACAAGAAGGAGACATGTGAGGCAGTAACAATTATTGAGACTCCACCCATGGTGGTTGTTGGAGTGGTTGGTTATGTGAAGACCCCACGTGGTCTGCGTTCATTGAACACTGTATGGGCCCAACATCTGAGTGAGGAGGTGAGAAGGAGGTTCTACAAGAACTGGTGCAAGTCGAAGAAGAAGGCTTTTACGAAATACTCCAAAAAGTATGAAAGTGATGAAGGGAAGAAAGATATTCATGCACAGCTtgagaaaatgaagaagtatGCATCTGTTATAAGGGTTTTGGCTCACACTCAG atcaagaaaatgaaaggacTGAAGCAGAAGAAGGCACACCTTATGGAGATCCAGGTTAATGGTGGGACTGTTGCTCAGAAAGTGGATTATGCTTATAGCTTCTTTGAGAAGCAAATTCCTATTGATGCTGTTTTCCAGAAGGATGAGATGATTGACATCATTGGCGTGACAAAGGGTAAAGGTTATGAAGGTGTTGTCACGCGATGGGGTGTGACTCGCCTTCCACGTAAGACTCACAGGGGTCTGAGGAAAGTGGCATGTATCGGTGCGTGGCACCCTGCCCGGGTTTCATTCACTGTTGCCAGGGCTGGTCAGAATGGATATCACCACCGAACTGAAATGAACAAGAAAGTTTACAAGCTTGGCAAAGCTGGGCAGGAAGGCCACACCGCCATCACTGAGTTTGACAG AACCGAGAAAGATGTGACGCCCATGGGTGGCTTCCCGCACTATGGTGTAGTGAAGGATGATTATTTGATGGTAAAGGGATGCTGCGTTGGGCCGAAGAAGAGGGTAGTTACGCTTCGTCAGTCGCTGCTCGCACAGACTTCTCGTTTGGCCCTTGAGGAGATCAAGCTTAAGTTCATTGACACATCTTCGAAGTTCGGACATGGACGTTTCCAGACCACACAAGAGAAGCAGAAGTACTATGGACGCCTGAAAGCATAA
- the LOC127807418 gene encoding 60S ribosomal protein L3 has protein sequence MSHRKFEHPRHGSLGFLPRKRASRHRGKVKAFPKDDPNKPCKLTAFLGYKAGMTHIVRDVEKPGSKLHKKETCEAVTIIETPPMVVVGVVGYVKTPRGLRSLNTVWAQHLSEEVRRRFYKNWCKSKKKAFTKYSKKYESDEGKKDINAQLEKMKKYASVIRVLAHTQIKKMKGLKQKKAHLMEIQVNGGTVAQKVDYAYSFFEKQIPIDAVFQKDEMIDIIGVTKGKGYEGVVTRWGVTRLPRKTHRGLRKVACIGAWHPARVSFTVARAGQNGYHHRTEMNKKVYKLGKAGQEGHTAITEFDRTEKDVTPMGGFPHYGVVKDDYLMVKGCCVGPKKRVVTLRQSLLAQTSRLALEEIKLKFIDTSSKFGHGRFQTTQEKQKYYGRLKA, from the exons atgTCTCACAGGAAGTTCGAGCATCCCAGGCATGGTTCCCTTGGATTCCTCCCGAGGAAGCGTGCATCTCGCCACAGAGGAAAAG TTAAGGCTTTTCCCAAGGATGACCCAAACAAGCCTTGCAAGCTTACTGCATTTCTCGGTTATAAGGCTGGGATGACCCATATTGTCAGGGATGTTGAAAAGCCCGGTTCAA AACTTCACAAGAAGGAGACATGTGAGGCAGTAACAATTATTGAGACTCCACCCATGGTGGTTGTTGGAGTGGTTGGTTATGTGAAGACCCCACGTGGTCTGCGTTCATTGAACACTGTATGGGCCCAACATCTGAGTGAGGAGGTGAGAAGGAGGTTCTACAAGAACTGGTGCAAGTCGAAGAAGAAGGCTTTTACGAAATACTCCAAAAAGTATGAAAGTGATGAAGGGAAGAAAGATATTAATGCACAGCTtgagaaaatgaagaagtatGCATCTGTTATAAGGGTTTTGGCTCACACTCAG atcaagaaaatgaaaggacTAAAGCAGAAGAAGGCACACCTTATGGAGATCCAGGTTAATGGTGGGACTGTTGCTCAGAAAGTGGATTATGCTTATAGCTTCTTTGAGAAGCAAATTCCTATTGATGCTGTTTTCCAGAAGGATGAGATGATTGACATCATTGGCGTGACAAAGGGTAAAGGTTATGAAGGTGTTGTCACGCGATGGGGTGTGACTCGCCTTCCACGTAAGACTCACAGGGGTCTGAGGAAAGTGGCATGTATCGGTGCCTGGCACCCTGCCCGAGTTTCATTCACTGTTGCCAGGGCTGGTCAGAATGGATATCACCACCGAACTGAAATGAACAAGAAAGTTTACAAGCTTGGCAAAGCTGGGCAGGAAGGCCACACCGCTATCACTGAGTTTGACAG AACCGAGAAAGATGTGACGCCCATGGGTGGCTTCCCGCACTATGGTGTAGTGAAGGATGATTATTTGATGGTAAAGGGATGCTGCGTTGGGCCGAAGAAGAGGGTCGTTACGCTTCGTCAGTCGCTGCTCGCACAGACTTCTCGTTTGGCCCTTGAGGAGATCAAGCTTAAGTTCATCGACACATCTTCGAAGTTCGGACATGGACGTTTCCAGACCACACAAGAGAAGCAGAAGTACTATGGACGCCTGAAAGCATAA